Genomic window (Deltaproteobacteria bacterium):
TGGTAAACTAAAAATAGATGTCATGGCAGAGCGTGCAAGGGCCATTCAGCCCGAGTGTGAAATCAATACGATTGCTGATTTTTTCACTGCGACCACAGCCGAAAAGCTGTTGTCTACTGATTTTGACACGGTGATTGACGCCATCGATCAACAGACCAACAAATGCTTGCTCCTCGATGGCTGTAAAAAACGCGATATCCCGGTGGTCACAGTTGGAGCTGCAGGTGGAAAATGGGACCCGACGGCGGTGCAGTCCGCTGACCTGACTAAGGTAAGTTACGATGCTTTGCTTAAGCGTGTTCGTAAGTCTCTGAGGCGCGATTTTGGTTACAGCCGTGACCCTAAACGTAAGTGGGGCATCGATGCAATTTTTAGTACCGAAAAAGCGGTTTACCCTTCGCCGGATGGCGGTGTTTGTGAAAAGCCAGACTCTCAAACTTCTTTGAAGCTCGATTGCTCAAGTGGGTTTGGTTCGGCAACCCATGTGACGGGAACCTTTGGGTTTGCTGCAGCTTCTGTTGCCATTCGCAAAATTATAGCCGAAGCCTAGCGGGTGCATCGCTTACTGCAGGCTTAAGGGCAAACTCCACACGGCCCGAGGAAATGGCTCTCGACTTGATAGACGTGACGTGCCATCCTGTTCAATATTTCACGAATTACCTGTTTGGAGATGGTTCTATGGCAAACTGGGACGAGCGATTTTTGAAGTTGGCCTTCCATATTGCTTCATGGAGCAAGGACCCTTCGACCAAGGTGGGCTGTATCATCGTGGGAGAGGACCGCGAGATCCGCAGCACGGGCTTTAATGGTTTTCCTCGAGGTATTGAAGACAGTGAAGAGCGCTATACCAATCGTGATTTAAAGTACCCGTTGATTTGTCACGCTGAAGAAAACGCGATTATGCACGCTGCGCGTATTGGTGTTTCACTGAAAGGGTGCCGTGCTTATGTGACCTGGCCGCCTTGTACACGGTGCACTCGATCGCTGATTCAGGC
Coding sequences:
- the tcdA gene encoding tRNA cyclic N6-threonylcarbamoyladenosine(37) synthase TcdA, with protein sequence MSDYDYRFSGIARLYGVEALKRLRAAHVCVVGIGGVGSWTVEALARSGVGKLTLIDMDDVCLSNANRQLHALDGTVGKLKIDVMAERARAIQPECEINTIADFFTATTAEKLLSTDFDTVIDAIDQQTNKCLLLDGCKKRDIPVVTVGAAGGKWDPTAVQSADLTKVSYDALLKRVRKSLRRDFGYSRDPKRKWGIDAIFSTEKAVYPSPDGGVCEKPDSQTSLKLDCSSGFGSATHVTGTFGFAAASVAIRKIIAEA
- a CDS encoding dCMP deaminase family protein produces the protein MANWDERFLKLAFHIASWSKDPSTKVGCIIVGEDREIRSTGFNGFPRGIEDSEERYTNRDLKYPLICHAEENAIMHAARIGVSLKGCRAYVTWPPCTRCTRSLIQAGVEEVVYPSELTIPERWLEDFNLGRQMFDESGVKVRDVPVETGD